In Gossypium hirsutum isolate 1008001.06 chromosome D06, Gossypium_hirsutum_v2.1, whole genome shotgun sequence, one genomic interval encodes:
- the LOC107901006 gene encoding PHD finger protein ALFIN-LIKE 4 isoform X2, producing MDGGASYNPRTVEEVFRDFKGRRAAMIKALTTDVEEFYKQCDPEKENLCLYGYPSEQWEVNLPAEEVPPELPEPALGINFARDGMQEKDWLSLVAVHSDAWLLAVAFYFGARFGFDKADRKRLFNMINDLPTIFEVVTGATKKQTKEKSSVSNHSSNKSKSNSKPKYSKAAASKDEVEDGMEDEDDEEHGETLCGACGENYAADEFWICCDICEKWFHGKCVKITPARAEHIKQYKCPSCSNKRARP from the exons ATGGACGGCGGTGCTTCCTATAACCCACGTACAGTCGAAGAagtctttcgagatttcaagggtCGTCGAGCTGCCATGATTAAAGCCCTCACCACTG ATGTGGAAGAGTTCTACAAGCAGTGCGATCCAG AAAAGGAGAATCTTTGCCTTTATGGATATCCCAGTGAGCAGTGGGAGGTGAATTTACCTGCTGAAGAGGTGCCTCCAGAGCTTCCGGAGCCTGCACTGGGTATTAACTTTGCCAGAGATGGGATGCAAGAAAAGGACTGGTTGTCTTTGGTTGCTGTACACAGTGACGCGTGGTTACTTGCTGTGGCTTTCTATTTTGGTGCTAGGTTTGGATTCGATAAAGCTGATAG GAAACGCCTTTTCAATATGATAAATGATCTTCCGACAATATTTGAAGTTGTGACAGGGGCAACTAAGAAACAGACAAAGGAGAAATCGTCGGTTTCAAATCATAGCAGCAACAAATCTAAATCAAACTCTAAG CCCAAGTATTCGAAGGCAGCAGCATCAAAGGATGAGGTTGAAGATGGCATGGAAGACGAAGACGATGAGGAGCATGGAGAGACGTTATGTGGGGCTTGTGGAGAGAATTATGCCGCTGATGAATTCTGGATTTGCTGTGATATCTGTGAGAAATGGTTCCATGGAAAGTGTGTTAAGATAACACCGGCAAGGGCGGAGCATATTAAGCAGTACAAATGCCCATCTTGCAGCAACAAGAGAGCACGGCCTTGA
- the LOC107901005 gene encoding solute carrier family 25 member 44 has product MSLSAAEDDSGSEIHIPADIDWHMLDKSKFFFLGAALFSGVSAALYPVVVLKTRQQVSSTQVSCFKMSFSIMRYEGLRGFYRGFGTSLMGTIPARALYMGALEVTKSSVGTATVSLGFSDTTATALANAAAGLSSAMAAQLVWTPIDVVSQRLMVQGYNDSNSSKNVNPNVNFCRYRNGLDAFRKILYADGPKGLYRGFGISILTYAPSNAVWWASYSVAHKLIWSGIGSMGKKDESGSIVMGSGFRPDSKALVAVQGLSAAMASGISALITMPLDTIKTRLQVLDREENGVRKPLNVLQTVRNLVQEGGLTACYRGLGPRWASMALSATTMITTYEFLKRLSTKSQEPLTP; this is encoded by the coding sequence ATGAGTTTAAGTGCAGCTGAGGATGATTCAGGGTCAGAGATTCATATCCCAGCAGATATAGATTGGCACATGCTTGATAAATCCAAGTTCTTTTTTCTTGGTGCTGCTTTATTTTCAGGTGTATCAGCTGCTCTTTACCCTGTAGTGGTCTTGAAAACTAGGCAACAAGTTTCATCTACACAAGTTTCTTGCTTTAAAATGTCATTCTCCATCATGAGATATGAAGGATTGAGAGGATTCTACAGGGGTTTTGGTACCTCTTTGATGGGGACAATCCCAGCTAGGGCACTTTACATGGGAGCCCTTGAGGTTACCAAGAGCAGTGTTGGCACTGCAACTGTTAGTTTAGGATTTTCAGATACTACAGCTACTGCTTTAGCTAATGCAGCTGCTGGGTTGAGCTCAGCTATGGCTGCGCAACTGGTTTGGACCCCAATTGATGTTGTGAGCCAGAGACTAATGGTTCAAGGATATAATGACAGTAACAGTAGCAAAAATGTAAATCCCAATGTGAATTTTTGTAGATATAGGAATGGTCTTGATGCGTTTAGGAAAATTCTATATGCAGATGGTCCTAAAGGATTATACAGGGGATTTGGGATCTCGATTTTGACATATGCACCGTCTAATGCGGTTTGGTGGGCATCTTACTCTGTTGCACACAAGCTCATTTGGAGTGGCATCGGTTCTATGGGTAAAAAAGATGAGAGTGGAAGTATTGTGATGGGGTCTGGTTTTAGGCCTGATTCAAAGGCCTTGGTGGCGGTCCAAGGGTTAAGTGCAGCCATGGCTAGTGGCATTTCAGCTTTAATCACTATGCCACTTGACACTATCAAGACCAGATTACAGGTTCTGGATAGAGAAGAGAATGGAGTAAGAAAACCATTGAATGTACTGCAAACAGTGCGGAATCTAGTTCAAGAAGGCGGATTGACAGCTTGTTACCGAGGATTGGGACCACGATGGGCATCAATGGCTCTGTCTGCAACAACCATGATAACCACCTATGAGTTCTTGAAGCGGTTATCAACTAAGAGCCAAGAGCCATTGACACCATGA
- the LOC107901006 gene encoding PHD finger protein ALFIN-LIKE 4 isoform X1: MDGGASYNPRTVEEVFRDFKGRRAAMIKALTTDVEEFYKQCDPEKENLCLYGYPSEQWEVNLPAEEVPPELPEPALGINFARDGMQEKDWLSLVAVHSDAWLLAVAFYFGARFGFDKADRKRLFNMINDLPTIFEVVTGATKKQTKEKSSVSNHSSNKSKSNSKRRSESQPKYSKAAASKDEVEDGMEDEDDEEHGETLCGACGENYAADEFWICCDICEKWFHGKCVKITPARAEHIKQYKCPSCSNKRARP, from the exons ATGGACGGCGGTGCTTCCTATAACCCACGTACAGTCGAAGAagtctttcgagatttcaagggtCGTCGAGCTGCCATGATTAAAGCCCTCACCACTG ATGTGGAAGAGTTCTACAAGCAGTGCGATCCAG AAAAGGAGAATCTTTGCCTTTATGGATATCCCAGTGAGCAGTGGGAGGTGAATTTACCTGCTGAAGAGGTGCCTCCAGAGCTTCCGGAGCCTGCACTGGGTATTAACTTTGCCAGAGATGGGATGCAAGAAAAGGACTGGTTGTCTTTGGTTGCTGTACACAGTGACGCGTGGTTACTTGCTGTGGCTTTCTATTTTGGTGCTAGGTTTGGATTCGATAAAGCTGATAG GAAACGCCTTTTCAATATGATAAATGATCTTCCGACAATATTTGAAGTTGTGACAGGGGCAACTAAGAAACAGACAAAGGAGAAATCGTCGGTTTCAAATCATAGCAGCAACAAATCTAAATCAAACTCTAAG CGACGTTCTGAATCTCAGCCCAAGTATTCGAAGGCAGCAGCATCAAAGGATGAGGTTGAAGATGGCATGGAAGACGAAGACGATGAGGAGCATGGAGAGACGTTATGTGGGGCTTGTGGAGAGAATTATGCCGCTGATGAATTCTGGATTTGCTGTGATATCTGTGAGAAATGGTTCCATGGAAAGTGTGTTAAGATAACACCGGCAAGGGCGGAGCATATTAAGCAGTACAAATGCCCATCTTGCAGCAACAAGAGAGCACGGCCTTGA